The following DNA comes from Ardenticatenales bacterium.
GTTCCTCAGGATGCCACTCCAGGCGCGCGTTGCGGAAATACTGTACCCAGCGCCCTCCCTCTTCGCGCTGGGTGGACAGCGGCGCGCCAAACAACGTAGCCCCCCCATACTGTTCGTAGAAATCACGGAAGGGCGCGGCAGGGGCATCCGCGCCATCATCCTGCGTCCCCAACTCCCTCAGCGCCCAACTGCCCAATGGCGTCACCTCAACCTGCCCATCGCCGGAAGCCAACTCCAGGCGCAGGTTCTGAAAATATTGCACCACGCGGCCGCTGTCCGGGTCTACAAACGTGCCGGTCAGCGGGTAGCCAAATGTGCGCAGTCCCCCATAATCCGCATAAAATGCGGTAAATTCCGGCGAAATCGCGGGGGGCGCGGCAATGCTTGCGTCTGGCGGCGGTGCTGCCTGACCACAGGCTACCAAGAGTAGCAACCCCAGCAACGATAGTCCCATCCGTCTCATGAAGAATCTCCAGTCATAGACCGATCACGTGTGTTTCAGTCAGGTGGAGAAGAAGGGCATCATTAATTGTGGAACTGCTGAATGCTTTTCGCGCTAGCCATTCGACAATTCACGAATTCGCCAATTAAATGTTGCTTCCCTCCGCGGCCAAAAAGAAAAGACGCCGAACAATAAACAACAATACTATAACAACCCATATGCGGCCTGGTCAAGCATTTCTTGTTCTTCGCGCAAGCGCAGGTAGCTATCGTAGCGAGCGGGGGAGACGCGACCATCGGCTACGGCCTGGCGCACGGCGCAGCCGGGTTCGTGGGCGTGGGTGCAGTCGCTGAACTGGCAGGCGGCTACCAAAGGGGCGATCTCGCGGAAATAGGCGTCCAGTTCATCTGCTTCTATGTCGTAGAGAGCCAGGCTGCGGATGCCGGGCGTGTCCGCCACGTAGCCGCCGGCGAAGGGGAGCAATTCCACGTAGCGAGTGGTATGCAATCCTTTTTCCGTGGCCTGGCTTACGGCGCGCACTTGCAGGCCGAGGCCGGGTTGCAAGGCGTTGAGCAGGCTGGTTTTTCCCACGCCAGATGAGCCGGTGAGGACGGAGATTTTGCCGGCAAGCACCCGGCGCAGTTCATCCAATCCCAAGCCAGTATGAGCGCTGGTGTAGAGAACCCGGTAACCAATGTCCGCATACAGTTGAAACAGTTTTGCCGCCTCGGCGAGGGGGACCAGGTCCGTTTTGGTGACGCAGACGATGGCCGGCAGGTCGTTTCGTTCGGCGACGACGAGGAAGCGATCCAGTTTGCGCAGGCTGGGAGCAGGCTGGCGCACAGAGAAGACCAGCACGACCTGGTCGGGGTTGGCGACGAGGACTTGTTCGCGGTCGCTGAGGGTGTCCCGCGTGTTGCGTCCGCTGGGACGGGCGCGGGAGAGGACGCGCTGGCGCGGGGCGATGGTTTCAACCATGCCCGTGTCTTCGGTAAGGATGGAAATGGTAACGTGGTCCCCCGCCGCCGCCAGGTCGCTTTCCAGCCGCTCTTTTTTCAGTCGTCCCGGAAGCTGACAAACGTAATCTCCCGCGGCGGTGCGCACGGTGAAGAAGCCGCTTTGTGCCTTGATGATCAGACCGTCCAATCGCTTTCCCATAAGTGGCAATTATAGAGTCGCCTCGGGATCGCCGCCAGTCGCCCACCCTGTGTTTTTCGAGCCGAAGTCGCCCCCTTGCATCCGCGCGATTTGTATCTGGATGGATTGCCGCCGCGCCTACGGGTGACGGGCAAAAATAGCAAGGAACGCACCGTCTGTCTCTCCCATCAGGTGCGCTGGGCGGTACAAGTTTGCCGGGTCAAACGTCCCGCCGCCGAATGCGAAGCCGTTTTCCTCAGTCAGTAACCGTCCGTAAAAAGTGTGAAGTTATCTTCGGACGGTAGAGAAAATTGGTCCAAAGCCGTTACCCTGAAAATAGACTCTAGACACTGGCGTTTTTGGCGTGGCGGCTTCAGCCGGCCCCCATATGGCATTGGACCCGGCTAAAGCCGCGACTCCGGCCACCCTATGTGGATTTCGCCAGACTCCAGTAGACTACAAAAGTCTCAGTCCAGCATCGACATCCATACGCCCGGCAAAGACTTTTGTAGTCCTTCATGTGACGTTCAGCACATACTAAACGCGCGTTCGTTGATACCCTACGGGTAGACGAAGTCAAAGCTGCTTACCTGGAAGCCACTGAGGTTCCCTACAAAGAGCCAGTCATCCGCTTCGTCCCAGGCCAAAGAGAGGGGGGAGCTGCCCGGCATAAATGTCGTGTTCAAGGTGGTCAGGGTGAGGATGTCCACGACCTGGATGGCGCC
Coding sequences within:
- the rsgA gene encoding ribosome small subunit-dependent GTPase A, which translates into the protein MGKRLDGLIIKAQSGFFTVRTAAGDYVCQLPGRLKKERLESDLAAAGDHVTISILTEDTGMVETIAPRQRVLSRARPSGRNTRDTLSDREQVLVANPDQVVLVFSVRQPAPSLRKLDRFLVVAERNDLPAIVCVTKTDLVPLAEAAKLFQLYADIGYRVLYTSAHTGLGLDELRRVLAGKISVLTGSSGVGKTSLLNALQPGLGLQVRAVSQATEKGLHTTRYVELLPFAGGYVADTPGIRSLALYDIEADELDAYFREIAPLVAACQFSDCTHAHEPGCAVRQAVADGRVSPARYDSYLRLREEQEMLDQAAYGLL